One Triticum dicoccoides isolate Atlit2015 ecotype Zavitan chromosome 4B, WEW_v2.0, whole genome shotgun sequence genomic window carries:
- the LOC119295063 gene encoding probable beta-D-xylosidase 7 isoform X1, translated as MAVLSHHEDGAVVAQTLLLLLTVSSSLLGAVVPALAADPPFSCGPSSTAATQGYAFCDATLPVAQRAADLVARLTPAEKVAQLGDEAAGVPRLGVPAYKWWNEALHGLATSGKGLHFNGAVRSATSFPQVSLTAAAFDDDLWFRIGQAIGREARALYNLGQAEGLTMWSPNVNIYRDPRWGRGQETPGEDPTTASRYGVAFVKGLQGNSSASLLQTSACCKHATAYDLEDWNGVARYNFDARVTAQDLEDTYNPPFRSCVVDGKASCVMCAYTGINGVPACANSDLLTKTVRGDWGLDGYVASDCDAVAIMRDAQRYAPTPEDAVALALKAGLDIDCGTYMQQHAAAAVQQGKITEDDIDKALNNLFAVRMRLGHFDGDPRANIYGGLNAADICTPEHRSLALDAAQDGIVLLKNDAGILPLDRAAVASAAVIGPNANNPGLLIGNYFGPPCESVTPLKGVQGYVKDARFLAGCRSAACDVADTDEVASLAASSDYVLLLMGLSQQQESEGRDRTSLLLPGQQQSLITAVADAAKRPVILVLLTGGPVDVTFAKTNPKIGAILWAGYPGQAGGLAIARVLFGDHNPGGRLPVTWYPEEFTKVPMTDMRMRADPATGYPGRSYRFYQGETVYKFGYGLSYSSYSRRLVSSGTPNTDLLAGLSTMPLPAAEQGVASYHVEHIGPQRCEQLRFPAVVEVENHGPMDGKHSVLVYLRWANATAGRPAKQLIGFRRQHLKAGEKARLTFDISPCEHFSRVRKDGSKVVDRGSHFLMVDKHEMEITFEV; from the exons ATGGCCGTGCTGTCACACCACGAGGACGGCGCGGTGGTTGCACAGACGCTGCTTCTGCTGCTGACGGTGTCGTCGTCGTTGCTGGGGGCGGTGGTGCCGGCCCTCGCCGCCGACCCACCCTTCTCCTGcgggccgtcgtccaccgccgcgaCGCAGGGGTACGCCTTCTGCGACGCGACGCTCCCGGTGGCGCAGCGGGCGGCGGACCTGGTGGCGCGGCTGACGCCggcggagaaggtggcgcagctgggcgACGAGGCCGCGGGCGTCCCGCGGCTGGGCGTGCCGGCCTACAAGTGGTGGAACGAGGCGCTGCACGGGCTGGCCACCTCCGGCAAGGGCCTCCACTTCAACGGCGCCGTCCGCAGCGCCACCAGCTTCCCGCAggtcagcctcaccgccgccgccttcgACGACGACCTCTGGTTCCGCATCGGCCAG GCGATCGGCAGGGAGGCTCGGGCGCTGTACAACCTGGGGCAGGCGGAGGGCCTGACGATGTGGTCCCCGAACGTGAACATCTACCGGGACCCGCGGTGGGGCCGCGGGCAGGAGACCCCGGGGGAGGACCCGACGACGGCGAGCCGCTACGGCGTGGCGTTCGTCAAGGGCCTGCAGGGGAACTCGTCGGCGTCGCTGCTGCAGACGTCGGCCTGCTGCAAGCACGCCACGGCGTACGACCTGGAGGACTGGAACGGCGTGGCCCGCTACAACTTCGACGCCAGGGTGACGGCGCAGGACCTGGAGGACACGTACAACCCGCCGTTCCGGAGCTGCGTGGTGGACGGCAAGGCCAGCTGCGTCATGTGCGCCTACACCGGCATCAACGGCGTCCCCGCCTGCGCCAACTCCGACCTCCTCACCAAGACCGTCAGAGGAGACTGGGGCCTCGACGG GTACGTCGCCTCCGACTGCGACGCCGTGGCCATCATGCGTGACGCGCAGCGGTACGCGCCCACGCCCGAGGACGCGGTTGCACTCGCGCTCAAGGCCG GACTGGACATCGACTGCGGGACCTACATGCAGCAGCACGCGGCGGCCGCTGTGCAGCAGGGCAAGATCACGGAGGACGACATCGACAAGGCGCTCAACAACCTCTTCGCCGTCCGGATGCGCCTGGGCCACTTCGACGGCGACCCCAGGGCCAACATCTACGGCGGCCTCAACGCCGCCGACATCTGCACCCCGGAGCACAGgagcctcgccctcgacgccgcgcaGGACGGCATCGTCCTCCTCAAGAACGACGCTGGCATCCTCCCGCTCGACCGGGCCGCCGTCGCCTCCGCCGCTGTCATCGGGCCCAACGCCAACAACCCCGGCCTGCTCATCGGCAACTACTTCGGCCCGCCCTGCGAGTCcgtcacgccgctcaagggggtccAGGGCTACGTCAAGGACGCCAGGTTCCTCGCAGGGTGCCGCtcggcggcctgcgacgtggccgaCACGGACGAGGTGGCCTCCCTGGCGGCCTCGTCGGACTACGTGCTCCTCCTCATGGGACTGAGCCAGCAGCAGGAGAGCGAAGGGCGCGACAGGACCAGCCTCCTGCTCCCCGGGCAGCAGCAGAGCCTCATCACCGCCGTCGCCGACGCCGCCAAGAGGCCCGTCATCCTGGTGCTCCTCACGGGCGGGCCGGTGGACGTGACCTTCGCCAAGACCAACCCCAAGATCGGCGCCATCCTCTGGGCCGGTTACCCCGGCCAGGCCGGCGGGCTCGCCATCGCCAGGGTGCTCTTCGGCGACCACAACCCCGGCGGGAGGCTGCCGGTGACCTGGTACCCGGAAGAGTTCACCAAGGTGCCCATGACCGACATGCGGATGCGCGCCGACCCGGCCACCGGCTACCCCGGCCGGAGCTACCGCTTCTACCAGGGAGAGACTGTCTACAAGTTTGGCTACGGCCTCAGCTACTCCAGCTACTCTCGCCGGCTGGTCTCATCCGGCACCCCCAACACGGACTTGCTCGCAGGCCTGAGCACAATGCCATTGCCAGCGGCGGAACAAGGCGTCGCGAGCTACCACGTCGAACATATTGGTCCCCAACGGTGCGAGCAGCTCAGGTTCCCAGCCGTGGTCGAGGTGGAAAACCACGGCCCCATGGACGGCAAGCACTCGGTGCTCGTGTACCTCCGGTGGGCCAACGCAACCGCCGGCCGGCCGGCGAAGCAGCTCATCGGGTTCAGGAGACAGCACCTCAAGGCAGGGGAGAAGGCCAGACTCACATTTGATATCAGCCCGTGTGAACATTTTAGCAGGGTGAGGAAGGATGGCAGCAAGGTGGTAGACAGAGGATCTCATTTCCTCATGGTTGACAAGCATGAGATGGAGATTACGTTCGAGGTTTGA
- the LOC119295063 gene encoding probable beta-D-xylosidase 7 isoform X2: MAVLSHHEDGAVVAQTLLLLLTVSSSLLGAVVPALAADPPFSCGPSSTAATQGYAFCDATLPVAQRAADLVARLTPAEKVAQLGDEAAGVPRLGVPAYKWWNEALHGLATSGKGLHFNGAVRSATSFPQAIGREARALYNLGQAEGLTMWSPNVNIYRDPRWGRGQETPGEDPTTASRYGVAFVKGLQGNSSASLLQTSACCKHATAYDLEDWNGVARYNFDARVTAQDLEDTYNPPFRSCVVDGKASCVMCAYTGINGVPACANSDLLTKTVRGDWGLDGYVASDCDAVAIMRDAQRYAPTPEDAVALALKAGLDIDCGTYMQQHAAAAVQQGKITEDDIDKALNNLFAVRMRLGHFDGDPRANIYGGLNAADICTPEHRSLALDAAQDGIVLLKNDAGILPLDRAAVASAAVIGPNANNPGLLIGNYFGPPCESVTPLKGVQGYVKDARFLAGCRSAACDVADTDEVASLAASSDYVLLLMGLSQQQESEGRDRTSLLLPGQQQSLITAVADAAKRPVILVLLTGGPVDVTFAKTNPKIGAILWAGYPGQAGGLAIARVLFGDHNPGGRLPVTWYPEEFTKVPMTDMRMRADPATGYPGRSYRFYQGETVYKFGYGLSYSSYSRRLVSSGTPNTDLLAGLSTMPLPAAEQGVASYHVEHIGPQRCEQLRFPAVVEVENHGPMDGKHSVLVYLRWANATAGRPAKQLIGFRRQHLKAGEKARLTFDISPCEHFSRVRKDGSKVVDRGSHFLMVDKHEMEITFEV; the protein is encoded by the exons ATGGCCGTGCTGTCACACCACGAGGACGGCGCGGTGGTTGCACAGACGCTGCTTCTGCTGCTGACGGTGTCGTCGTCGTTGCTGGGGGCGGTGGTGCCGGCCCTCGCCGCCGACCCACCCTTCTCCTGcgggccgtcgtccaccgccgcgaCGCAGGGGTACGCCTTCTGCGACGCGACGCTCCCGGTGGCGCAGCGGGCGGCGGACCTGGTGGCGCGGCTGACGCCggcggagaaggtggcgcagctgggcgACGAGGCCGCGGGCGTCCCGCGGCTGGGCGTGCCGGCCTACAAGTGGTGGAACGAGGCGCTGCACGGGCTGGCCACCTCCGGCAAGGGCCTCCACTTCAACGGCGCCGTCCGCAGCGCCACCAGCTTCCCGCAg GCGATCGGCAGGGAGGCTCGGGCGCTGTACAACCTGGGGCAGGCGGAGGGCCTGACGATGTGGTCCCCGAACGTGAACATCTACCGGGACCCGCGGTGGGGCCGCGGGCAGGAGACCCCGGGGGAGGACCCGACGACGGCGAGCCGCTACGGCGTGGCGTTCGTCAAGGGCCTGCAGGGGAACTCGTCGGCGTCGCTGCTGCAGACGTCGGCCTGCTGCAAGCACGCCACGGCGTACGACCTGGAGGACTGGAACGGCGTGGCCCGCTACAACTTCGACGCCAGGGTGACGGCGCAGGACCTGGAGGACACGTACAACCCGCCGTTCCGGAGCTGCGTGGTGGACGGCAAGGCCAGCTGCGTCATGTGCGCCTACACCGGCATCAACGGCGTCCCCGCCTGCGCCAACTCCGACCTCCTCACCAAGACCGTCAGAGGAGACTGGGGCCTCGACGG GTACGTCGCCTCCGACTGCGACGCCGTGGCCATCATGCGTGACGCGCAGCGGTACGCGCCCACGCCCGAGGACGCGGTTGCACTCGCGCTCAAGGCCG GACTGGACATCGACTGCGGGACCTACATGCAGCAGCACGCGGCGGCCGCTGTGCAGCAGGGCAAGATCACGGAGGACGACATCGACAAGGCGCTCAACAACCTCTTCGCCGTCCGGATGCGCCTGGGCCACTTCGACGGCGACCCCAGGGCCAACATCTACGGCGGCCTCAACGCCGCCGACATCTGCACCCCGGAGCACAGgagcctcgccctcgacgccgcgcaGGACGGCATCGTCCTCCTCAAGAACGACGCTGGCATCCTCCCGCTCGACCGGGCCGCCGTCGCCTCCGCCGCTGTCATCGGGCCCAACGCCAACAACCCCGGCCTGCTCATCGGCAACTACTTCGGCCCGCCCTGCGAGTCcgtcacgccgctcaagggggtccAGGGCTACGTCAAGGACGCCAGGTTCCTCGCAGGGTGCCGCtcggcggcctgcgacgtggccgaCACGGACGAGGTGGCCTCCCTGGCGGCCTCGTCGGACTACGTGCTCCTCCTCATGGGACTGAGCCAGCAGCAGGAGAGCGAAGGGCGCGACAGGACCAGCCTCCTGCTCCCCGGGCAGCAGCAGAGCCTCATCACCGCCGTCGCCGACGCCGCCAAGAGGCCCGTCATCCTGGTGCTCCTCACGGGCGGGCCGGTGGACGTGACCTTCGCCAAGACCAACCCCAAGATCGGCGCCATCCTCTGGGCCGGTTACCCCGGCCAGGCCGGCGGGCTCGCCATCGCCAGGGTGCTCTTCGGCGACCACAACCCCGGCGGGAGGCTGCCGGTGACCTGGTACCCGGAAGAGTTCACCAAGGTGCCCATGACCGACATGCGGATGCGCGCCGACCCGGCCACCGGCTACCCCGGCCGGAGCTACCGCTTCTACCAGGGAGAGACTGTCTACAAGTTTGGCTACGGCCTCAGCTACTCCAGCTACTCTCGCCGGCTGGTCTCATCCGGCACCCCCAACACGGACTTGCTCGCAGGCCTGAGCACAATGCCATTGCCAGCGGCGGAACAAGGCGTCGCGAGCTACCACGTCGAACATATTGGTCCCCAACGGTGCGAGCAGCTCAGGTTCCCAGCCGTGGTCGAGGTGGAAAACCACGGCCCCATGGACGGCAAGCACTCGGTGCTCGTGTACCTCCGGTGGGCCAACGCAACCGCCGGCCGGCCGGCGAAGCAGCTCATCGGGTTCAGGAGACAGCACCTCAAGGCAGGGGAGAAGGCCAGACTCACATTTGATATCAGCCCGTGTGAACATTTTAGCAGGGTGAGGAAGGATGGCAGCAAGGTGGTAGACAGAGGATCTCATTTCCTCATGGTTGACAAGCATGAGATGGAGATTACGTTCGAGGTTTGA